From a single Lolium rigidum isolate FL_2022 chromosome 7, APGP_CSIRO_Lrig_0.1, whole genome shotgun sequence genomic region:
- the LOC124670472 gene encoding dirigent protein 6-like, with translation MQGLAASSSKLSLTIVVVVFLLGLAGAADGRRRLVSSSPDEPCKKMTLYFHDILYDGGNNTANATSAAATNPTALSNSTYLGMLVVFDDPVTERNALPVGKEVPAARAQGFYFYDEKTRDISVVGGTGDFFMARGIATLRTDALEGLYYFRLQMDIKLYECYV, from the exons atgcaaggcctCGCGGCATCATCTTCCAAGCTGTCTCTGACCATCGTGGTCGTGGTGTTCCTGCTGGGCTTGGCGGGCGCCGCGGACGGCCGCAGGCGGCTCGTCTCCAGCAGCCCCGACGAGCCATGCAAGAAGATGACGCTCTACTTCCACGACATCCTCTACGATGGCGGCAACAACACGGCCAATGCGACGTCAGCGGCGGCGACGAACCCGACGGCGCTGAGCAACAGCACCTACCTTGGCATGCTGGTGGTGTTCGACGATCCCGTGACGGAAAGGAACGCGCTACCCGTTGGGAAGGAGGtgccggcggcgcgcgcgcagGGGTTCTACTTCTACGA CGAGAAAACGCGGGACATCTCCGTCGTCGGCGGCACCGGTGACTTCTTCATGGCGCGTGGCATAGCCACGCTTCGCACCGACGCCTTGGAGGGCTTGTACTACTTCCGGCTGCAGATGGATATCAAGCTCTACGAGTGCTATGTGTAA